One region of Camelina sativa cultivar DH55 chromosome 6, Cs, whole genome shotgun sequence genomic DNA includes:
- the LOC104791166 gene encoding uncharacterized protein LOC104791166: MASRFQEASLVTSPSYPNAVAWSSENLIAVAAGHLVIIVNPALPAGPRGLITISDAEPYQIGRVRSQDLLTGGLLPSSLKRERHPCARSLSWSDIGMSPNYGCLLAVCTAEGRVKLYRPPYSDFCAEWIEIVDVSKMLYENLSSTNFGESNSPSTSSSKVLEIEVYKQASNGQDCHSLPKAPKNFSEEISPETYVSREALLSSLSVAWSSLLNFSFGSSYENMLRFSLLAIGSKSGCVSIWKVHAPECYHIERSDVSPIVELTAIIQAHSSWVSTMSWGISGCDSSNPQVVLVTRSCDGNNVYFFPMCSTLSDILIRNRLSIAPVISELIVIETILNFDYDPFCSFAVVAVNPVQVSTLSFVVSNHYNAMHLAIGKGSGSFEVLKYELSTGKIEQIVSINAHNHVVTGLAWSYDGRCLFSCSQDNYVRNWILCENTISEVPIPANTPGLSSTTDFPDDFLSCLGVALSPGNLAVALVRSFNVELLNPMYQARSQKAAVEFLWNGAQQSGESEDSSEMVTEAILGFSKNEFAYWETNILWSLKEFKDLNKSLVLWDMIAAMLAFKQSMPEFVELVLTKWLSVSYLGFHADIFMEDLVPKISKRFSAVPSRLLHILNVISRRVMLSELKTEEVNRKLQGQRTNNEDEIDLWLKLLEESERELRERLVGLSFSAYLIAESSQGTVSPSTWNWRPAGLAQLQQWVEINHDIVPSQLETLSSEVKSSLIR, from the exons ATGGCGTCGCGGTTCCAGGAAGCTTCATTGGTTACTTCACCATCGTATCCTAACGCCGTGGCTTGGTCATCGGAAAATCTTATCGCCGTCGCTGCTGGTCACCTTGTTATCATCGTT AATCCGGCTTTGCCTGCTGGACCTCGTGGGTTGATCACTATCTCTGATGCTGAGCCTTATCAGATTGGCCGTGTTCGTtctcaag ATTTGCTGACTGGTGGACTCTTACCTTCGAGTTTAAAACGGGAAAGACATCCCTGTGCTCGATCTCTCTCATGGTCTGATATAGGAATGTCTCCAAACTACGG GTGTTTACTGGCTGTTTGCACAGCGGAAGGAAGGGTTAAGCTATACCGACCTCCATATTCTGATTTCTGTGCTGAGTGGATTGAG ATTGTTGATGTATCTAAAATGCTTTATGAAAATTTATCAAGCACGAACTTTGGAGAGTCCAACAGTCCTTCTACTTCATCATCTAAG GTACTTGAGATTGAAGTATATAAACAGGCAAGCAATGGACAAGATTGTCATTCTTTGCCTAAAGCTCCGAAAAATTTCAGTGAAGAGATAAGTCCAGAAACATATGTTTCTCGTGAGGCATTATTATCCTCCCTTTCCGTCGCCTGGTCTTCTCTACTAAATTTCTCATTTGGAAGTTCTTATGAAAATATGTTAAGATTCTCTCTTTTGGCAATTGGTTCAAAGTCCGGGTGCGTTTCCATTTGGAAAGTTCATGCACCGGAATGCTATCACATTGAACGTAGCGATGTATCTCCCATCGTGGAACTTACTGCCATAATTCAGGCCCATAGCTCATGGGTTTCAACTATGAGTTGGGGAATTTCTGGTTGTGATTCTTCGAATCCGCAAGTGGTGTTGGTTACTAGAAGTTGCGATG GTAACAATGTTTATTTCTTCCCTATGTGTTCCACTTTGTCTGATATTCTGATTAGGAACAGATTGAGTATAGCACCTGTGATATCTGAGTTGATTGTGATTGAGACCATCCTGAATTTTGATTATGATCCGTTTTGTAGTTTTGCT GTTGTAGCAGTGAATCCTGTTCAGGTTTCAACGCTTTCTTTTGTTGTAAGCAACCATTATAATGCAATGCACTTGGCAATAGGCAAAGGATCTGGTTCTTTCGAAGTGTTGAAGTATGAACTATCTACAGGAAAGATTGAACAAATTGTTTCAATTAATGCTCATAACCACGTG GTTACAGGTCTAGCTTGGTCTTATGATGGCCGTTGTTTGTTCAGTTGCAGTCAG GATAATTATGTCCGGAACTGGATATTATGTGAGAATACCATCTCTGAAGTGCCAATTCCTGCAAACACTCCTGGTCTCAGTAGCACGACTGAT TTTCCTGATGATTTCCTATCATGCCTTGGTGTGGCATTGTCCCCTGGAAACCTTGCTGTTGCTTTG GTCCGCAGCTTTAACGTTGAGCTCTTGAATCCGATGTACCAAGCCAG GTCGCAGAAGGCTGCTGTAGAATTCCTCTGGAATGGTGCACAACAGTCTGGTGAGTCCGAAGATTCTTCAGAGATGGTAACCGAAGCTATTCTGGGTTTCTCAAAGAATGAGTTTGCATACTGGGAAACTAATATTCTCTGGTCGTTGAAAGAATTCAAAGATTTGAATAAGTCTCTAGTTCTTTGGGATATGATAGCTGCAATGCTGGCGTTCAAACAATCAATGCCAGAGTTTGTTGAATTGGTATTAACGAAATGGCTCTCTGTGTCATACCTTGGGTTTCATGCTGATATTTTCATGGAAGATCTCGTGCCAAAGATCTCCAAACGCTTCTCTGCTGTTCCTTCCAGGCTGTTACACATTCTCAATGTAATCTCCAGACGTGTAATGTTATCAGAGCTCAAAACTGAGGAAGTCAACAGAAAACTGCAAGGTCAGAGAACGAACAATGAAGATGAGATTGATCTGTGGCTCAAACTGCTTGAGGAAAGCGAACGAGAACTCCGAGAAAGACTGGTTGGTCTCAGTTTCTCGGCTTATCTAATAGCGGAGTCATCTCAGGGTACTGTTTCGCCTTCTACTTGGAATTGGCGTCCAGCTGGATTGGCTCAGTTGCAGCAATGGGTTGAGATCAATCATGATATTGTCCCTAGTCAGCTAGAAACCCTTTCCTCAGAAGTGAAATCTAGTCTAATAAGGTAA